The Athene noctua chromosome 15, bAthNoc1.hap1.1, whole genome shotgun sequence genome contains a region encoding:
- the CASKIN1 gene encoding caskin-1 isoform X1, with the protein MGKDQELVQAVKAEDVAAVQKLLQRPKPGKAKLLGSAKKVNVNFQDTDGFSALHHAALNGNTELISLLLEAQAAVDIKDNKGMRPLHYAAWQGKKEPMKMVLKAGSSVNIPSDEGQIPLHLAAQHGHYDVSEMLLQHQSNPCIMDNSGKTPLDLACEFGRVGVVQLLLNSNMCAALLEPKPGDATDPNGTSPLHLAAKNGHIDIIRLLLQAGIDINRQTKAGTALHEAALCGKTDVVRLLLDSGINAHVRNTYNQTALDIVNQFTTSQASKEIKQMLRDASAALQVRAVKDYCNNYDLTSLNVKAGDVITVLEQHADGRWKGCIHDNRTGNDRVGYFPSSLVEAISKRTGSWETVTIPQQYQKIPLPAYGAAVLNGDASSHPFHSLPPPPPPPPHSHQTLFSSFGYHRLSPSSADEPRYGQGSRGADMSPSHLSPSQGGSAAPAPTEEIWVLRKPFAGGDRSSLGSTGSVASARSSGSGQSAGSGAHALHAGSEGVKLLATVLSQKASAQETVVGDGPAKAQDIAAGSSRSQSVASSPYAPQPPTEPQLKKMEPPSEGKSSEAVYQWLCKFQLQLYAPNFINAGYDITTISRMTPEDLTAIGVTKPGHRKKIASEINNLNIPEWLPEYKPANLALWLSMIGLSQYYKVLVENGYENIDFITDITWEDLQEIGITKLGHQKKLMLAVKKLAELQRAELGKFEPGTLKRKAATAAACPEVLAIESPPPEPPECQSPKMTTFQDSELSSELQVAMTGEAPEEPPEKAANPAAPGYRSPPGLGGRARLMSSSQELLGDGPRAPPAAAISKSQEYLAEGAGEGPPAPPKEGRPPRHGHPVKRASVPPVPGKPRQPFSPSTGQLTPPQTPGKPRPPSPQGPPAPHATAKVKPTPQLLPPGERPASPRSLPQSPTHRGFAYVLPQPAEGEGGPPGVPVLPVSVPVLCLPPAGEGEEEPGRPKKRAHSLNRYAASDSEQERDELLVPDAGPYATVQRRVGRSHSVRAPASGDKNVNRSQSFAVRPKKKGPPPPPPKRSSSAISSAGMAEDFPKEGEGEVATGQPAAEGESRREQRRASDLGGSVDTGSAGSVRSIAAMLEMSSIGGGARALALQKPHGAGGPGPAKAPEGYYLQPGPPPGSPERSRVATVLATVKHKEAIGLDGEVVNRRRTISGPVTGLVAAARRERADSVRSEASADGPGERLRVERGGSPDGIPFAEEGNLTIKQRPRPLGPARGEAGEGLSPAHRHGDLAKVEASATLKRRIRARQSQQDGVRFVLTESDTVKRRPKAKDKEPALEPAPLTVYQNGTGTVKRRPASELSGAEPPPTPPPAARSDGPDYAGLPAEPKKPFKPPVSPKPVLTQPPQKVPGPPAPIPKKVPIPSPGSPEVKRVHGTPPPVSPKPVPPPTAPKPPKPHAAIQSVSAGSTPAPSPARQLGTAGTKPSSTPPSLCSSPAKPLSPGAQPQQVPVKPPRSAITGPSIDSAGPELAQQKLEETSASLAAALQAVEEKIKQEDSQAADSAVESKSTVSILDDIGSMFDDLADQLDAMLE; encoded by the exons AGCTCCTTGGATCAGCAAAGAAAGTCAACGTCAACTTCCAAGACACCGACGG GTTCTCGGCTCTGCACCATGCGGCCCTCAACGGCAACACGGAGCTCATCTCACTGCTGCTGGAGGCACAGGCTGCGGTGGACATCAAGGACAACAAAG GCATGCGGCCACTGCACTATGCGGCCTGGCAAGGCAAGAAGGAGCCCATGAAGATGGTGCTGAAAGCGGGTTCCTCCGTGAACATCCCATCGGACGAGGGCCAGATCCCCCTGCACCTGGCAGCGCAGCACGGCCACTACGACGTG TCGGAgatgctcctgcagcaccagtcCAACCCCTGCATCATGGACAACTCGGGGAAGACACCCTTGGACTTGGCGTGCGAGTTTGGCCGGGTCGGG GTGGTCCAACTGCTCCTGAACAGCAACATGTGTGCGGCGCTGCTGGAGCCCAAGCCGGGGGACGCCACCGACCCCAACGGCACCAGCCCCCTGCACCTCGCCGCCAAGAATGGCCACATCGACATCATCCG GCTCCTGCTGCAGGCTGGCATTGACATCAACCGGCAAACCAAGGCGGGCACGGCGCTGCACGAGGCAGCCCTGTGCGGCAAGACCGATGTGGTGCGGCTGCTGCTGGAT AGCGGGATCAACGCCCATGTCAGGAACACCTACAACCAGACAGCTCTGGACATCGTCAACCAGTTCACCACCAGCCAGGCCAGCAAGGAGATCAAGCAGATGCTGCGGG ACGCCTCCGCCGCTCTGCAGGTCCGGGCCGTCAAGGATTATTGCAACAACTACGACCTGACCAGCCTCAACGTGAAAGCCGGGGATGTCATCACT GTGCTGGAGCAGCACGCGGACGGGCGCTGGAAGGGCTGCATTCACGACAACCGGACCGGCAATGACCGCGTGGGCTACTTCCCCTCCAGCCTCGTCGAGGCCATAAGCAAACGAACAG GTTCATGGGAGACTGTAACAATCCCCCAACAGTACCAAAAGATCCCGCTCCCAGCTTACGGGGCTGCTGTGCTAAACGGTGACGCCTCGTCCCATCCGTTCCATTCCCtgcctccacctccacctccaccacCACATTCCCATCAGACTCTTTTCAGTTCCTTTGGCTATCACAGGCTCTCCCCTAGCAGTGCCGACGAGCCGCGTTACGGACAAG GGTCCCGTGGGGCCGACATGAGCCCGTCCCACCTCTCACCGTCGCAGGGTGGATCAGCTGCGCCGGCTCCCACCGAGGAGATCTGGGTGCTGCGGAAACCCTTCGCAG GTGGTGACCGCAGCAGcctgggcagcacaggcagcgTGGCTTCTGCCCGCAGCTCGGGGAGCGGGCAgagcgcgggcagcggggcgcaTGCCCTGCACGCCGGCTCTGAAGGTGTCAAG CTGCTGGCAACGGTCCTTTCCCAGAAGGCTTCTGCGCAAGAGACTGTCGTGGGCGATGGGCCGGCCAAGGCGCAGGACATCGCCGCAG GTTCATCGCGGTCGCAGAGCGTAGCCAGCTCCCCGTACGCCCCTCAGCCCCCCACCGAGCCCCAACTGAAGAAGATGGAGCCGCCGTCAGAGGGGAAG AGCTCAGAGGCTGTGTACCAGTGGCTCTGCAAGTTCCAGCTGCAGCTCTACGCGCCCAACTTCATCAACGCCGGCTACGACATCACCACCATTAGCCGGATGACGCCGGAG GACCTCACGGCCATCGGTGTCACCAAGCCGGGGCACAGGAAGAAGATTGCCTCTGAGATCAACAACCTCAATATCCCTGAGTGGCTGCCGGAGTACAAGCCG gccAACCTGGCGCTGTGGCTCTCCATGATTGGCCTGTCCCAGTACTACAAGGTGCTGGTGGAGAATGGCTACGAAAACATCGACTTCATCACCGACATTACCTGGGAGGACCTGCAGGAGATCGGCATCACCAAGCTGG GCCACCAGAAAAAGCTGATGCTGGCGGTGAAGAAGCTGGCGGAGTTGCAGCGTGCTGAGCTGGGCAAGTTCGAGCCGGGCACACTGAAGAGGAAGGCAGCGACGGCGGCGGCATGCCCAGAGGTGCTGGCCATCGAGTCCCCCCCGCCAGAGCCCCCCGAGTGCCAGTCGCCCAAGATGACCACCTTCCAGGATAGCGAGCTCAGCAGCGAGCTGCAGGTGGCCATGACAGGCGAAGCCCCTGAGGAGCCTCCTGAGAAGGCAGCAAACCCTGCGGCCCCTGGCTACCGCTCGCCCCCAGGCCTGGGGGGCCGCGCCAGGCTGATGAGCAGCtcgcaggagctgctgggggatGGCCCGCGGGCTCCCCCGGCCGCCGCTATCTCCAAGAGCCAGGAGTATCTGGCAGAGGGGGCTGGCGAGggcccccctgcgccccccaaAGAGGGTCGCccgccccggcatggccaccCTGTCAAGCGTGCCAGCGTGCCGCCGGTGCCCGGCAAACCCCGGCAGCCCTTCTCACCCTCCACCGGGCAGCTGACACCACCGCAGACCCCGGGCAAGCCACGGCCCCCCTCCCCACAGGGCCCGCcggcaccccacgccaccgccaaGGTGAAGCCCACCCCGCAACTGCTGCCGCCGGGCGAGCGCCCCGCAtccccccgctccctgccccaGTCGCCCACCCACCGCGGCTTCGCCTACGTCCTGCCGCAGCCCGCTGAGGGCGAGGGGGGGCCCCCAGGGGTGCCCGTCCTGCCTGTCTCAGTGCCGGTGCTCTGCCTGCCGCCGGCGGGTGAGGGCGAGGAGGAGCCGGGGAGGCCGAAGAAGCGGGCACACAGCCTGAACCGTTACGCCGCCTCCGACAGCGAGCAGGAGCGGGACGAGCTGCTGGTGCCGGACGCGGGGCCCTACGCCACCGTCCAGCGGCGCGTGGGGCGCAGCCACTCGGTGCGGGCACCTGCCAGCGGTGACAAGAACGTCAACCGCAGCCAGTCCTTTGCTGTCCGTCCGAAGAAGAAGGggcccccaccacccccacccaaGCGCTCCAGCTCCGCCATCTCCAGCGCTGGCATGGCTGAGGACTTCCCCAAGGAGGGGGAGGGTGAGGTGGCCACTGGGCAACCTGCCGCCGAGGGGGAGAGCCGCCGGGAGCAGCGGCGGGCCAGCGACCTGGGCGGCAGCGTGGACACGGGCAGTGCTGGCAGCGTGCGCAGCATCGCAGCCATGTTGGAGATGTCCTCCATTGGTGGCGGGGCCCGTGCACTGGCGCTGCAGAAGCCGCACGGGGCTGGCGGGCCGGGACCAGCTAAAGCACCTGAGGGCTACTACCTgcagccgggaccccccccgggcagccctgAGCGCTCTCGCGTGGCCACTGTCCTGGCCACTGTCAAGCACAAAGAGGCCATTGGGCTGGACGGGGAGGTGGTGAACCGGCGCCGGACCATCAGTGGCCCCGTCACTGGGCTGGTGGCAGCCGCCCGCCGCGAGCGCGCCGACAGCGTGCGGTCGGAGGCCAGTGCCGACGGCCCCGGAGAGCGGCTGCGGGTGGAGCGCGGCGGCTCCCCGGATGGCATTCCCTTTGCCGAGGAGGGCAACCTCACCATCAAGCAGCGGCCGCGGCCCCTGGGGCCGGCCCGGGGGGAGGCAGGTGAGGGGCTGTCCCCGGCCCACCGCCACGGCGACCTAGCCAAGGTGGAGGCCAGCGCCACGCTTAAACGGCGGATCCGGGCCAGGCAGAGCCAGCAGGATGGTGTCCGCTTCGTCCTCACTGAATCCGACACCGTCAAACGCCGGCCCAAGGCCAAGGACAAAGAGCCAGCGCTGGAACCGGCCCCGCTCACCGTCTACCAGAACGGCACCGGCACTGTCAAGCGGCGGCCGGCCTCGGAGCTGAGCGGGGCCgagccaccccccaccccaccacccgCCGCCCGCTCCGATGGCCCTGACTACGCCGGGCTGCCCGCTGAGCCCAAGAAGCCCTTCAAGCCACCGGTGTCCCCCAAGCCCGTGCTGACACAGCCACCCCAGAAGGTGCCGGGGCCGCCGGCACCCATCCCCAAAAAGGTGCCCATCCCGAGCCCCGGCAGCCCAG AGGTGAAGCGGGTCCATGGCACGCCGCCCCCGGTGTCCCCCAAGCCTGTGCCACCCCCCACGGCACCCAAGCCCCCCAAACCTCACGCCGCCATCCAGTCGGTGAGCGCCGGCTCCACGCCAGCCCCGTCCCCAGCGCGGCAGCTGGGCACTGCCGGCACCAAGCCCTCCAGCACGCCGCCCTcgctctgctccagccccgccAAGCCCCTCTCGCctggggcccagccccagcaagTGCCGGTGAAGCCGCCACGTTCTGCCATCACCGGCCCCTCCATCGACAGTGCCGGCCCTGAGCTGGCGCAGCAGAAGCTGGAGGAGACGAGCGCATCTCTGGCTGCCGCGCTGCAGGCTGTGGAGGAGAAGATCAAGCAGGAGGACAGTCAGGCAGCAGA CTCGGCCGTGGAGTCAAAGAGCACCGTGAGCATCCTGGACGACATCGGCAGCATGTTTGACGACCTGGCGGACCAGCTGGACGCCATGCTGGAGTGA
- the CASKIN1 gene encoding caskin-1 isoform X2, which yields MGKDQELVQAVKAEDVAAVQKLLQRPKPGKAKLLGSAKKVNVNFQDTDGFSALHHAALNGNTELISLLLEAQAAVDIKDNKGMRPLHYAAWQGKKEPMKMVLKAGSSVNIPSDEGQIPLHLAAQHGHYDVSEMLLQHQSNPCIMDNSGKTPLDLACEFGRVGVVQLLLNSNMCAALLEPKPGDATDPNGTSPLHLAAKNGHIDIIRLLLQAGIDINRQTKAGTALHEAALCGKTDVVRLLLDSGINAHVRNTYNQTALDIVNQFTTSQASKEIKQMLRDASAALQVRAVKDYCNNYDLTSLNVKAGDVITVLEQHADGRWKGCIHDNRTGNDRVGYFPSSLVEAISKRTGSRGADMSPSHLSPSQGGSAAPAPTEEIWVLRKPFAGGDRSSLGSTGSVASARSSGSGQSAGSGAHALHAGSEGVKLLATVLSQKASAQETVVGDGPAKAQDIAAGSSRSQSVASSPYAPQPPTEPQLKKMEPPSEGKSSEAVYQWLCKFQLQLYAPNFINAGYDITTISRMTPEDLTAIGVTKPGHRKKIASEINNLNIPEWLPEYKPANLALWLSMIGLSQYYKVLVENGYENIDFITDITWEDLQEIGITKLGHQKKLMLAVKKLAELQRAELGKFEPGTLKRKAATAAACPEVLAIESPPPEPPECQSPKMTTFQDSELSSELQVAMTGEAPEEPPEKAANPAAPGYRSPPGLGGRARLMSSSQELLGDGPRAPPAAAISKSQEYLAEGAGEGPPAPPKEGRPPRHGHPVKRASVPPVPGKPRQPFSPSTGQLTPPQTPGKPRPPSPQGPPAPHATAKVKPTPQLLPPGERPASPRSLPQSPTHRGFAYVLPQPAEGEGGPPGVPVLPVSVPVLCLPPAGEGEEEPGRPKKRAHSLNRYAASDSEQERDELLVPDAGPYATVQRRVGRSHSVRAPASGDKNVNRSQSFAVRPKKKGPPPPPPKRSSSAISSAGMAEDFPKEGEGEVATGQPAAEGESRREQRRASDLGGSVDTGSAGSVRSIAAMLEMSSIGGGARALALQKPHGAGGPGPAKAPEGYYLQPGPPPGSPERSRVATVLATVKHKEAIGLDGEVVNRRRTISGPVTGLVAAARRERADSVRSEASADGPGERLRVERGGSPDGIPFAEEGNLTIKQRPRPLGPARGEAGEGLSPAHRHGDLAKVEASATLKRRIRARQSQQDGVRFVLTESDTVKRRPKAKDKEPALEPAPLTVYQNGTGTVKRRPASELSGAEPPPTPPPAARSDGPDYAGLPAEPKKPFKPPVSPKPVLTQPPQKVPGPPAPIPKKVPIPSPGSPEVKRVHGTPPPVSPKPVPPPTAPKPPKPHAAIQSVSAGSTPAPSPARQLGTAGTKPSSTPPSLCSSPAKPLSPGAQPQQVPVKPPRSAITGPSIDSAGPELAQQKLEETSASLAAALQAVEEKIKQEDSQAADSAVESKSTVSILDDIGSMFDDLADQLDAMLE from the exons AGCTCCTTGGATCAGCAAAGAAAGTCAACGTCAACTTCCAAGACACCGACGG GTTCTCGGCTCTGCACCATGCGGCCCTCAACGGCAACACGGAGCTCATCTCACTGCTGCTGGAGGCACAGGCTGCGGTGGACATCAAGGACAACAAAG GCATGCGGCCACTGCACTATGCGGCCTGGCAAGGCAAGAAGGAGCCCATGAAGATGGTGCTGAAAGCGGGTTCCTCCGTGAACATCCCATCGGACGAGGGCCAGATCCCCCTGCACCTGGCAGCGCAGCACGGCCACTACGACGTG TCGGAgatgctcctgcagcaccagtcCAACCCCTGCATCATGGACAACTCGGGGAAGACACCCTTGGACTTGGCGTGCGAGTTTGGCCGGGTCGGG GTGGTCCAACTGCTCCTGAACAGCAACATGTGTGCGGCGCTGCTGGAGCCCAAGCCGGGGGACGCCACCGACCCCAACGGCACCAGCCCCCTGCACCTCGCCGCCAAGAATGGCCACATCGACATCATCCG GCTCCTGCTGCAGGCTGGCATTGACATCAACCGGCAAACCAAGGCGGGCACGGCGCTGCACGAGGCAGCCCTGTGCGGCAAGACCGATGTGGTGCGGCTGCTGCTGGAT AGCGGGATCAACGCCCATGTCAGGAACACCTACAACCAGACAGCTCTGGACATCGTCAACCAGTTCACCACCAGCCAGGCCAGCAAGGAGATCAAGCAGATGCTGCGGG ACGCCTCCGCCGCTCTGCAGGTCCGGGCCGTCAAGGATTATTGCAACAACTACGACCTGACCAGCCTCAACGTGAAAGCCGGGGATGTCATCACT GTGCTGGAGCAGCACGCGGACGGGCGCTGGAAGGGCTGCATTCACGACAACCGGACCGGCAATGACCGCGTGGGCTACTTCCCCTCCAGCCTCGTCGAGGCCATAAGCAAACGAACAG GGTCCCGTGGGGCCGACATGAGCCCGTCCCACCTCTCACCGTCGCAGGGTGGATCAGCTGCGCCGGCTCCCACCGAGGAGATCTGGGTGCTGCGGAAACCCTTCGCAG GTGGTGACCGCAGCAGcctgggcagcacaggcagcgTGGCTTCTGCCCGCAGCTCGGGGAGCGGGCAgagcgcgggcagcggggcgcaTGCCCTGCACGCCGGCTCTGAAGGTGTCAAG CTGCTGGCAACGGTCCTTTCCCAGAAGGCTTCTGCGCAAGAGACTGTCGTGGGCGATGGGCCGGCCAAGGCGCAGGACATCGCCGCAG GTTCATCGCGGTCGCAGAGCGTAGCCAGCTCCCCGTACGCCCCTCAGCCCCCCACCGAGCCCCAACTGAAGAAGATGGAGCCGCCGTCAGAGGGGAAG AGCTCAGAGGCTGTGTACCAGTGGCTCTGCAAGTTCCAGCTGCAGCTCTACGCGCCCAACTTCATCAACGCCGGCTACGACATCACCACCATTAGCCGGATGACGCCGGAG GACCTCACGGCCATCGGTGTCACCAAGCCGGGGCACAGGAAGAAGATTGCCTCTGAGATCAACAACCTCAATATCCCTGAGTGGCTGCCGGAGTACAAGCCG gccAACCTGGCGCTGTGGCTCTCCATGATTGGCCTGTCCCAGTACTACAAGGTGCTGGTGGAGAATGGCTACGAAAACATCGACTTCATCACCGACATTACCTGGGAGGACCTGCAGGAGATCGGCATCACCAAGCTGG GCCACCAGAAAAAGCTGATGCTGGCGGTGAAGAAGCTGGCGGAGTTGCAGCGTGCTGAGCTGGGCAAGTTCGAGCCGGGCACACTGAAGAGGAAGGCAGCGACGGCGGCGGCATGCCCAGAGGTGCTGGCCATCGAGTCCCCCCCGCCAGAGCCCCCCGAGTGCCAGTCGCCCAAGATGACCACCTTCCAGGATAGCGAGCTCAGCAGCGAGCTGCAGGTGGCCATGACAGGCGAAGCCCCTGAGGAGCCTCCTGAGAAGGCAGCAAACCCTGCGGCCCCTGGCTACCGCTCGCCCCCAGGCCTGGGGGGCCGCGCCAGGCTGATGAGCAGCtcgcaggagctgctgggggatGGCCCGCGGGCTCCCCCGGCCGCCGCTATCTCCAAGAGCCAGGAGTATCTGGCAGAGGGGGCTGGCGAGggcccccctgcgccccccaaAGAGGGTCGCccgccccggcatggccaccCTGTCAAGCGTGCCAGCGTGCCGCCGGTGCCCGGCAAACCCCGGCAGCCCTTCTCACCCTCCACCGGGCAGCTGACACCACCGCAGACCCCGGGCAAGCCACGGCCCCCCTCCCCACAGGGCCCGCcggcaccccacgccaccgccaaGGTGAAGCCCACCCCGCAACTGCTGCCGCCGGGCGAGCGCCCCGCAtccccccgctccctgccccaGTCGCCCACCCACCGCGGCTTCGCCTACGTCCTGCCGCAGCCCGCTGAGGGCGAGGGGGGGCCCCCAGGGGTGCCCGTCCTGCCTGTCTCAGTGCCGGTGCTCTGCCTGCCGCCGGCGGGTGAGGGCGAGGAGGAGCCGGGGAGGCCGAAGAAGCGGGCACACAGCCTGAACCGTTACGCCGCCTCCGACAGCGAGCAGGAGCGGGACGAGCTGCTGGTGCCGGACGCGGGGCCCTACGCCACCGTCCAGCGGCGCGTGGGGCGCAGCCACTCGGTGCGGGCACCTGCCAGCGGTGACAAGAACGTCAACCGCAGCCAGTCCTTTGCTGTCCGTCCGAAGAAGAAGGggcccccaccacccccacccaaGCGCTCCAGCTCCGCCATCTCCAGCGCTGGCATGGCTGAGGACTTCCCCAAGGAGGGGGAGGGTGAGGTGGCCACTGGGCAACCTGCCGCCGAGGGGGAGAGCCGCCGGGAGCAGCGGCGGGCCAGCGACCTGGGCGGCAGCGTGGACACGGGCAGTGCTGGCAGCGTGCGCAGCATCGCAGCCATGTTGGAGATGTCCTCCATTGGTGGCGGGGCCCGTGCACTGGCGCTGCAGAAGCCGCACGGGGCTGGCGGGCCGGGACCAGCTAAAGCACCTGAGGGCTACTACCTgcagccgggaccccccccgggcagccctgAGCGCTCTCGCGTGGCCACTGTCCTGGCCACTGTCAAGCACAAAGAGGCCATTGGGCTGGACGGGGAGGTGGTGAACCGGCGCCGGACCATCAGTGGCCCCGTCACTGGGCTGGTGGCAGCCGCCCGCCGCGAGCGCGCCGACAGCGTGCGGTCGGAGGCCAGTGCCGACGGCCCCGGAGAGCGGCTGCGGGTGGAGCGCGGCGGCTCCCCGGATGGCATTCCCTTTGCCGAGGAGGGCAACCTCACCATCAAGCAGCGGCCGCGGCCCCTGGGGCCGGCCCGGGGGGAGGCAGGTGAGGGGCTGTCCCCGGCCCACCGCCACGGCGACCTAGCCAAGGTGGAGGCCAGCGCCACGCTTAAACGGCGGATCCGGGCCAGGCAGAGCCAGCAGGATGGTGTCCGCTTCGTCCTCACTGAATCCGACACCGTCAAACGCCGGCCCAAGGCCAAGGACAAAGAGCCAGCGCTGGAACCGGCCCCGCTCACCGTCTACCAGAACGGCACCGGCACTGTCAAGCGGCGGCCGGCCTCGGAGCTGAGCGGGGCCgagccaccccccaccccaccacccgCCGCCCGCTCCGATGGCCCTGACTACGCCGGGCTGCCCGCTGAGCCCAAGAAGCCCTTCAAGCCACCGGTGTCCCCCAAGCCCGTGCTGACACAGCCACCCCAGAAGGTGCCGGGGCCGCCGGCACCCATCCCCAAAAAGGTGCCCATCCCGAGCCCCGGCAGCCCAG AGGTGAAGCGGGTCCATGGCACGCCGCCCCCGGTGTCCCCCAAGCCTGTGCCACCCCCCACGGCACCCAAGCCCCCCAAACCTCACGCCGCCATCCAGTCGGTGAGCGCCGGCTCCACGCCAGCCCCGTCCCCAGCGCGGCAGCTGGGCACTGCCGGCACCAAGCCCTCCAGCACGCCGCCCTcgctctgctccagccccgccAAGCCCCTCTCGCctggggcccagccccagcaagTGCCGGTGAAGCCGCCACGTTCTGCCATCACCGGCCCCTCCATCGACAGTGCCGGCCCTGAGCTGGCGCAGCAGAAGCTGGAGGAGACGAGCGCATCTCTGGCTGCCGCGCTGCAGGCTGTGGAGGAGAAGATCAAGCAGGAGGACAGTCAGGCAGCAGA CTCGGCCGTGGAGTCAAAGAGCACCGTGAGCATCCTGGACGACATCGGCAGCATGTTTGACGACCTGGCGGACCAGCTGGACGCCATGCTGGAGTGA